The window GGCCTGTCGAACGTGGCCTACGGGCTCATCACCCAGGAGCTCGAGAGGGGCGACTCCGGCATCCGGTCGTTCGCCTCCGTCCAGTCGTCCCTCGTCATGTTCCCGATCTGGAAGTACGGGTCGAAGGAGCAGAAGGACCGATGGATCCCGGCGCTCGCCAAGGGGGAGGCGATCGGCTGTTTCGGCCTCACCGAGCCGGACTTCGGATCGAACCCGGGCGGGATGCGCACCGTCGCGAAGCGGGACGGCGACGCCTGGGTCCTGAACGGCGCCAAGGCGTGGATCACGAACGGCTCGATCGCCGACGTGGCCGTCGTCTGGGCGAAGGTCGGCGGATCCGACGGGAGGATCCAAGGCTTCCTGGTCGAGAAGGGAACACCGGGGTTCACGACGTCCGAGCACAGGATGAAGATGTCGCTGCGGGCCGCCGTCACCTCGCAGCTCGCGTTCGAGGACTGCCGGATCCCGGCGGAGAACGTCCTGCCCGGCGTCGACGGCCTCAAGGGGCCGCTCTCCTGCCTGACGCAGGCCCGCTACGGCATCTCCTGGGGCGGCATCGGCTCCGCCATGGCGACGTACACCTGTGCCCTCGACTACGCCAAGAGCCGCAAGCAGTTCATGGACCGGCCGATCGCCTCCCACCAGATGGTCCAGGAGAAGCTCGCCTTCATGATCACCGAGATCACGAAGGGGCAGCTCCTCTCCCTCCAGCTCGGCCGGATGAAGGACGCCGGGACGATGAAGCCGGAGCACGTCTCCATGGCCAAGAGGAACAACGTCTGGGTGGCCCGCGAGTGCGCGAAGCTGGCCCGCGAGATCCTCGGCGCGAACGGGATCGTCGGCGAGTACCCCGTCTTCCGGCACCTCGCCAACATCGAGTCGGTCTTCACCTACGAGGGGACTCACGACATCCACACCCTCGTCCTGGGCCAGGCCGTCACCGGGATCCCCGCCTACAACCCCCCCGCCGAATAGTCCGGCGCTTCCCCTTCCGGGACGGGCCTCTCAGACGGTCCGTTCCGGAAGGCACCCCGGAACGCCGATGTCCCCTTAGAATGCCATCCGGATGGCCATCACCGGGAACCTCCGGACGATGCAGTTGTCGGAGCTGCTCCAATGGCTCTCCATGGGGCAGAAGACAGGTACGCTGGCCATTCGGGGCGGCTCGGGTGAGAAGCGGATCTACTTCCAGAACGGGCGGATCATCTCCTCCTCCTCGACGATCGAGCGCGAGTACCTGGGCCACTTCCTCGTCTCGTACGGCTACATCACGGAGGAGGAGCTGACCAAGGCGATGGAGGTGCAGGAGGAGTCGAAGATCCTCCTGGGGAAGATCCTCGTCATGATCGGGGCGATCGCCGAGGAGGACCTCGTCGAGCTGATCCGCCTCAAGGCCTGCGAGACGATCTTCGACATCTTCCTCTGGCCGGAGGGCGCCTTCCACTTCATCGACGGCGAGATCCCCCAGCGGCCGATGATCCCGATCGCCATCGACGTCACGGGGATCGTCATGGAGGGCCTGCGCCGGTACGACGAGTGGCAGCGGCTCAAAGAGCGGATCGTCTCGATGCGCGACATCCCGACCGTGGTCGCGCCGGTCGCCGCCGATTCCCTCGCCGAACCTCAGCGCATCATCCTTCGCAGCATCGACGGCGTCCGAAACCTCGCGGAGATCGCCGAGGCGACCCACAACCCGGACTTCCCCGTCGCCAAGCTCGTCTTCGACCTGCTCGAGAGCGGCCACGTCTCTCTGGCGTCCGCTTCGAGCATCGTCCCGCCGCGCAGCTCCGAGCTGACGCCGGAAGACCCCTACGAGACGGTGTTCGAGGAAGCGGCCACGCCTCACTTCGAAGGGATCCCGGACACCGCGGACGAGCTGAACATTCCGCCGCCGCCCGCGGACGCCCGACCGGCGCCGCAGAAAGACTTCACGCGGTTCCTTCGCCGAGGCCCCGACAGCAGCGGCCACATGGCCCGCCCGCCGGGCCCGGTGACGACGTCGATGTCGGCGCCCGTCGCTGCCCCGCCGCCCGTACCTCCGCCCTCGACGAGCTTCCGGCCGTCCCCACCCGTTTCCAGCCCCGTCCCGCCGCCGTCGTCCGGCTCGTTCAGGACCACGGACCGTTCGGCGGCCTCATTCCTCGAGGTCGGGGCCCCGCCGGCGTCCGTCCCCTGGCCTCCGGCCTCCGCCGTGTTCCGTTCGCCGCAGTCCGCCCCGGCGCCCCCCGTCTCGGTCTCCGTCCGGGTCCCGCAGTCCCCTCCGCCCTCCCAGGGCAACCTGCCTGCCCCTTCCTCCACCTCCTTCTCGAGCGCGATCGCCGCTGCGGCCATCCCGTCGCTGACGCGGCCGATGGAAGAGCTCATGTCCTGGTCGTTCACGCCGAACGAGGCGTTCATCCTGTCCCGGATCAACGGCCTGTGGGACGTCCGCTCGATCGCGAAGATCAGCCCGTTCCCCGAGGGGGAGGTCCGCAGGGTCTTCGAGAAGCTCCACGACGGCGGGCTCATCCGCTGGCGCTGACCAGAGGACCTCGGCATCCGGTGGACCTCCTCTCGCTCACGAACCTGCTCGCTCCCTCCCTGATCGCGGCCGGGGGCTTCGTGGCGTTCCAGATGTGTCGCCGGAATGCCGAACAGGAGCGCCGGAGGCGTGAAACCAGCGCTGCCGCTGAGCGCACGGCACTCCTCCTCGAGGACGAGGCCCTGCGCACGAGGCTTCACGCGGCGAACGAGGCGCTCCGCCTTCGCGCGGAGGCTCTTCACCGGATTCTCCGCGCGTCCACCGAGCTCAAGGCGCACCTCCCTCTCGAGACCGTCCTCGCCAACATCGTCCGGGCCGCCTCGGCGAGTCTCGGCTACCGGTTCGTCCTTCTTTCCCTTCACGACCGCGCCGACGGCGTGCTCGCACCGCGGGCGCACGTCGGGCTCTCCGACCGGTGGCCGGAGCTCGAGCCTCTCCGCATCCCATCCGAGCGGATCGCCGGCACGCGCTCGGCCGCCGGCTCCCCGTCGCCGTTCTCCGCGCTGCTTCCACGGTCCCCGCTCGACGAGGTCGTCTCCGTCGCCCTCGTCGCCGGCGAGCAGCTCGTCGGCCTTCTCGAGCTCGCGGGCCCCGACCGGGCCGACGCCGTGGGCGAGGAGGACCGGATCGTCCTGGAGCTCTTCGGAAGCCAGGTGGTCAACGCGATCCGGCTCGCCCGCGCCCACGAGACGACGCGCCTCGGCTCGCTCCGAGACCCTCTCACAGGCATCGCGAACCACGGACACTTCCAGGAGACTCTGTACCGCGAGGTGACGCGCCACGCCCGGAGCGGAGAACGGCTCGTTCTGCTGATGGCGGACCTCGACGACTTCAAGACGGTCAACGACCGGCACGGACACCCCGCCGGCGACGCCGTCCTGAAGGCCGTCGTCGCCCGCATCCTGGAGTCGGTCCGGGAGATGGACACCGTGGCCCGGTACGGCGGGGAGGAGTTTTCGATCATCCTCCCCCAGACGGACGCCGACAGCGGACGACGCGTTGCGGAGAGGCTCCGGGCCGCCGTCGCCTCCTCGCCCGTACAGGCCGGCGCCCCGGAGCCGCTGCGACTCACCATCTCGATCGGGCTCGCCGTCTACCCCGACGACACGGTCTCGAAGGGGGGGCTCGTCGAGTGCGCCGACAGGGCGCTCTACGCCGCGAAGAGAACGGGAAAGAACCGGGTCGTGAGATTCACGAAAGTCCCCGCGTCCGCGGAGTCGCTCCTCACGGGACGGACCTGAGCCGGGACCGGCGCGTCACCGCGGGGCAATCGGCGACGGCGAATCGGAGGGGCCAGGCGGCGGCTTCGCCCGCGTAGTCGACGCCGACGCGCGGGCCCGAGAGGACCCCGCGCGGACCTCCAGCGAGAGGCAGGAGAAGGTCCAGGCCGGGGCCCCGAAGCGGGATTCCCGACATCTCGCGGCCGACCGAGAGAGTCCGGCAGAGCCGTCCCGGTCCGGAGGCCGAAAGCAGGTCGTGGCGGGACACGTCCCGTCCCTTCCACCACTCCACGGGCACGGCCGCCCGCAGCAGGACTGCCTGAGGCAACCCCTCCGCCCCCGTGACGACGTTGAGGCAGTCGTGGACTCCGTAGACCCGATACACGTACGCGTGGCCCGGCGGACCCCACATCGGCTCGACGCGCGGCGTCCGCCGGCCGTTCCAGGTGTGGGCTGCCCGGTCGGTGATTCCGAGGTAGGCCTCGGTCTCGACGATCACCACCGTTCGCGCCGGAAGGCCCGGAAGGCGCCGGACGAGACGGCAGCCCAGGAGAGCGCGCGCCACCTCCTCCGTCGGTTTCTCCCAGAAGGCCCTCGGCGGCCGTGTGGCTTGTCCGGCTGGCGTCACACCGCTATTCTCGCGGACGATCATGACAGTCCACGTTCCGCAGCCCTCCGCCGGCTGCTCGGTCCTCGTCACCGGGGGCGCCGGGTTCATCGGTTCCCACGTGGCCGACGCCCTGCTGGCGCAGGGCCATCGCGTCGTCGTTCTCGACGATCTCTCGACGGGCGATCTGAAGCGCGTTCCGCCGGGCGCCCGATTCGTGAAGGCGGACATCCGGGAGCCGGGCCTCGACGCGCTTCTGCTCGAGGAGAGGATCGACACCGTCTTCCATCTCGCCGCCCAGGTCGACGTGAGGAAGTCGGTCGAGGACCCCGTCCACGACGCCGGGGTGAACGTCCTCGGGACGATCCGCGTCGCGCAGGCGGCCGGCCTCGCGGGCGTGGCCCAGGTCGTCTTCTCCTCGAGCGGAGGGGCGATCTACGGCGAACCCGAGGGACTGATGGCCGGCGAAGACCATCCCCTGAACCCCTGCTCGGCCTACGGCGTCGCCAAGCTCGCCGGCGAGAAGTACCTCGCCGCGCTCGCCCCGGCCGCGGGCTACCTTCTCACGGTCCTGCGCTACGCCAACGTCTACGGGCCCCGGCAGGACGGGCGCGGCGAGGCGGGTGTCATCGGGATCTGGATGAACCGCCTCCTCTCGGGGCAGGACGCGGTCGTGAACGGGGACGGCCGGCAGACACGCGACTTCGTTCACGTCGCCGACGTCGTGGCGGCGAACCAGGCGGCCTTCCTGCACCGTGTCGGCGGGACCTTCAACGTCGGGACGGGTGTCGAGACGAGCGTTTCGGAACTCTACGGCCTCGTTGCCGGCGCCTGTGGCGTTCCCACGCCCCCGCGCTTCGGCCCGGCGAAACCCGGCGAGCAGCGCAGGAGCGTCCTCGACCCGTCGCGCGCGCGGGCGGCGCTCGGCCTGAGCGAGTTCGTGGCGCTCGCCGAAGGGATGCAGGCCACCTCGGAGTGGTTCCGTCTCCACCGGGCCCAGCAGGGCCTCGGCTGACGGCCGTCAGGAAGACACGGGAGGCGACAGGGTCGGCGCGGGGAGACGGGGCAGTGACGCGTCCCTGGGACGCCCCGTCCGCCGGATCACGATGACCGTCCGGTCGTCTTCCGCCGGACGGCCCGCGCTGAAGTCGCTCACCGCCGACATGACCTTCTCCGCGGTCTCCTTCGCGGACCTCTTCCGGTAGTCGAGGAGGATGCGCCGGACGCGGTCCAGGCCGAACTCGCGGCCCCTCAGGTCGTGGGCCTCGACGATGCCGTCGGTGTACAGGAAGAAGAGATCGCCCGGCTCCATCTTCACCGCCCGGCGCGTGTACGGGGCGTTCGGGGACGGGCCGAGCACCATCCCGGTGGACTCCATCTCCGTGAAGCTCCGGCTCCGGGCGTGCAGGTGGAGCGGCCCGGGATGACCGGCGTTGGCGTAGATGATCTCGCCGTTCGCCTCGAACTCGCCGTAGAACAGGGACACGAACTTCGTGGAGAGGCGGCTCTTGTTCAGTATCCGGTTCAGCCTCTCGATGACCCGGGCGATCTTCAGGTCGCCGCCGATGCCCATCCTCAGGCCCACGTAGACGTCGCGCACGAGGAGTGCGGCGAGGAGCCCGTGCCCGGAGGCGTCCGCGATCGCCGCTCCGAAGCCGTCGGGGCCGAGCTTCAGGAAGTCGTAAAAGTCCCCCCCGACGGCGTCGGCTGGCGTCGTCACCGCGTAGACCTCGTAGTCTCCGACTTCGGGGAACGTGCGCGGGAGGATCGACTGCTGGATGCGGCGGGCTTCCTCGAGAAGGCTCTCGAGCTTCTCGCTCCTCACCTTCGAATCGAGCACCGTCCGGATGATCCCGAGCGATACGAGCAGGTCGTCGGCCGCGACGCGCGGGTGGACGTCGAAAGAGAGGATGTAGGCGCTGTCGCCGAACGAGACCGCGGCGAATCGCGAGACGCCGAGACGCGCCTCGAGCTCGCGGTCGACCGAGGGGTCCTTCAGGTCGGCGAGGACGACCCCCTCGTCGAGGGCCCTGCGGATCGGACCGTACGACCTCGGAACCGAGAGACCCTCGGGGACCTTCCGGGAGCGGCCGAAGCCGCGCTTGAGGACGTAGTCGTCGTCTTCCAGCTGGTAGAGGCGGCCTCCGATGATCCCGAGCTCGGAGCGGAAGTTTCCGACGACGGCTTCGCCGACGGCGGTGACGGTGGAGAGGACGTCGTCGCCCCCCTCGATGGCGGAGAGGGTCTTTTCGACGTTCTTGAGGAGCGCTCTGTAGTCCATAGGCGAGCCGTCGACTATACGCCCCGCCCGGATCCCGGTCCTCCCGG is drawn from Holophagales bacterium and contains these coding sequences:
- a CDS encoding acyl-CoA dehydrogenase family protein, giving the protein MRPGRPARQRPRARFLHVRARPPTVVRPRRHSVAFQGVDFFQLDGLLSDEERAVRDLVRDFVDNEVLPIIEECAYEGRFPLELVPKMAALNLFGPTISDYGLPGLSNVAYGLITQELERGDSGIRSFASVQSSLVMFPIWKYGSKEQKDRWIPALAKGEAIGCFGLTEPDFGSNPGGMRTVAKRDGDAWVLNGAKAWITNGSIADVAVVWAKVGGSDGRIQGFLVEKGTPGFTTSEHRMKMSLRAAVTSQLAFEDCRIPAENVLPGVDGLKGPLSCLTQARYGISWGGIGSAMATYTCALDYAKSRKQFMDRPIASHQMVQEKLAFMITEITKGQLLSLQLGRMKDAGTMKPEHVSMAKRNNVWVARECAKLAREILGANGIVGEYPVFRHLANIESVFTYEGTHDIHTLVLGQAVTGIPAYNPPAE
- a CDS encoding DUF4388 domain-containing protein, with amino-acid sequence MAITGNLRTMQLSELLQWLSMGQKTGTLAIRGGSGEKRIYFQNGRIISSSSTIEREYLGHFLVSYGYITEEELTKAMEVQEESKILLGKILVMIGAIAEEDLVELIRLKACETIFDIFLWPEGAFHFIDGEIPQRPMIPIAIDVTGIVMEGLRRYDEWQRLKERIVSMRDIPTVVAPVAADSLAEPQRIILRSIDGVRNLAEIAEATHNPDFPVAKLVFDLLESGHVSLASASSIVPPRSSELTPEDPYETVFEEAATPHFEGIPDTADELNIPPPPADARPAPQKDFTRFLRRGPDSSGHMARPPGPVTTSMSAPVAAPPPVPPPSTSFRPSPPVSSPVPPPSSGSFRTTDRSAASFLEVGAPPASVPWPPASAVFRSPQSAPAPPVSVSVRVPQSPPPSQGNLPAPSSTSFSSAIAAAAIPSLTRPMEELMSWSFTPNEAFILSRINGLWDVRSIAKISPFPEGEVRRVFEKLHDGGLIRWR
- a CDS encoding sensor domain-containing diguanylate cyclase, which codes for MDLLSLTNLLAPSLIAAGGFVAFQMCRRNAEQERRRRETSAAAERTALLLEDEALRTRLHAANEALRLRAEALHRILRASTELKAHLPLETVLANIVRAASASLGYRFVLLSLHDRADGVLAPRAHVGLSDRWPELEPLRIPSERIAGTRSAAGSPSPFSALLPRSPLDEVVSVALVAGEQLVGLLELAGPDRADAVGEEDRIVLELFGSQVVNAIRLARAHETTRLGSLRDPLTGIANHGHFQETLYREVTRHARSGERLVLLMADLDDFKTVNDRHGHPAGDAVLKAVVARILESVREMDTVARYGGEEFSIILPQTDADSGRRVAERLRAAVASSPVQAGAPEPLRLTISIGLAVYPDDTVSKGGLVECADRALYAAKRTGKNRVVRFTKVPASAESLLTGRT
- a CDS encoding DNA-3-methyladenine glycosylase; the protein is MIVRENSGVTPAGQATRPPRAFWEKPTEEVARALLGCRLVRRLPGLPARTVVIVETEAYLGITDRAAHTWNGRRTPRVEPMWGPPGHAYVYRVYGVHDCLNVVTGAEGLPQAVLLRAAVPVEWWKGRDVSRHDLLSASGPGRLCRTLSVGREMSGIPLRGPGLDLLLPLAGGPRGVLSGPRVGVDYAGEAAAWPLRFAVADCPAVTRRSRLRSVP
- a CDS encoding NAD-dependent epimerase/dehydratase family protein produces the protein MTVHVPQPSAGCSVLVTGGAGFIGSHVADALLAQGHRVVVLDDLSTGDLKRVPPGARFVKADIREPGLDALLLEERIDTVFHLAAQVDVRKSVEDPVHDAGVNVLGTIRVAQAAGLAGVAQVVFSSSGGAIYGEPEGLMAGEDHPLNPCSAYGVAKLAGEKYLAALAPAAGYLLTVLRYANVYGPRQDGRGEAGVIGIWMNRLLSGQDAVVNGDGRQTRDFVHVADVVAANQAAFLHRVGGTFNVGTGVETSVSELYGLVAGACGVPTPPRFGPAKPGEQRRSVLDPSRARAALGLSEFVALAEGMQATSEWFRLHRAQQGLG
- a CDS encoding PP2C family protein-serine/threonine phosphatase, with the protein product MDYRALLKNVEKTLSAIEGGDDVLSTVTAVGEAVVGNFRSELGIIGGRLYQLEDDDYVLKRGFGRSRKVPEGLSVPRSYGPIRRALDEGVVLADLKDPSVDRELEARLGVSRFAAVSFGDSAYILSFDVHPRVAADDLLVSLGIIRTVLDSKVRSEKLESLLEEARRIQQSILPRTFPEVGDYEVYAVTTPADAVGGDFYDFLKLGPDGFGAAIADASGHGLLAALLVRDVYVGLRMGIGGDLKIARVIERLNRILNKSRLSTKFVSLFYGEFEANGEIIYANAGHPGPLHLHARSRSFTEMESTGMVLGPSPNAPYTRRAVKMEPGDLFFLYTDGIVEAHDLRGREFGLDRVRRILLDYRKRSAKETAEKVMSAVSDFSAGRPAEDDRTVIVIRRTGRPRDASLPRLPAPTLSPPVSS